In the genome of Vanacampus margaritifer isolate UIUO_Vmar chromosome 1, RoL_Vmar_1.0, whole genome shotgun sequence, one region contains:
- the cyp1c1 gene encoding cytochrome P450 1C1 — MAVDADFAVESSSIMREWSGQVQPALVASFIFLFCLEACLWFRNLRLKRRLPGPFAWPVVGNAMQLGQMPHITFAKLAKKYGNVYQIRLGCSDIVVLNGDRAIRQALIQHSREFAGRPNFLSFQMISGGRSLTFTNYSKQWKAHRKIAQSSLRAFSSANSQTKKAFEQHVMAEAMELVQAFLRHGADGRYFDPSHEFTVAAANVLCALCFGRRYGHDDVEFRTMLMRLDKFGETVGAGSLVDVMPWLQSFPNPVRSIYENFKNLNEEFFAYVTDKVAQHRESFDPNVTRDMSDAIINVIEHGEESGLTKEFVEATMTDLIGAGQDTISTVMQWIVLLLIKYPEEQAKLHDLIDKVVGPDRLPSTEDRGSLAYLDAFIYETMRFTSFVPITIPHSTTSDVTIEGLSIPKDTVVFINQWSVNHDPLKWKDPHIFNPSRFMADNGTLDKDVVNSVMIFSIGKRRCIGDQIAKVEVFLFAAVLLHQCGLASDPSQPVTQDCAYGLSLKPLRYCVTAKLRGKLLGLVSPA, encoded by the coding sequence ATGGCAGTGGACGCTGACTTTGCTGTGGAGAGCAGCAGCATCATGCGCGAGTGGAGCGGACAGGTCCAGCCAGCTCTTGTTGCATCTTTTATCTTCCTCTTCTGCCTGGAAGCATGCCTCTGGTTCAGGAACCTGAGGCTGAAGAGAAGACTGCCGGGACCCTTCGCCTGGCCCGTGGTGGGCAACGCCATGCAGCTGGGCCAGATGCCTCACATCACCTTCGCCAAACTGGCCAAAAAATACGGTAACGTGTACCAGATAAGGCTGGGCTGCAGTGACATTGTGGTGCTGAATGGCGACCGGGCCATCCGTCAGGCGTTGATACAGCACAGCAGGGAGTTTGCCGGCAGACCCAACTTTCTCTCCTTCCAGATGATCTCAGGAGGAAGAAGCCTGACGTTtactaattacagcaaacagTGGAAGGCGCATCGGAAAATCGCCCAGTCCAGCCTGAGAGCTTTCTCCTCTGCAAACAGTCAGACCAAAAAAGCCTTTGAGCAGCACGTGATGGCTGAGGCCATGGAACTGGTGCAGGCGTTTTTGCGACACGGCGCAGACGGACGATATTTCGACCCGTCTCACGAGTTCACGGTAGCTGCTGCCAACGTCTTGTGCGCTCTTTGCTTCGGGAGGCGATACGGGCATGACGATGTGGAGTTCAGGACCATGTTGATGAGGCTGGACAAGTTCGGAGAGACGGTGGGAGCGGGCAGCCTGGTTGACGTCATGCCGTGGCTCCAATCCTTCCCCAACCCGGTCCGCAGCATCTACGAAAACTTCAAGAATCTCAACGAGGAGTTCTTTGCCTATGTGACGGATAAAGTGGCGCAGCACAGAGAGTCCTTCGATCCAAACGTGACCCGGGACATGAGCGACGCCATCATCAACGTGATCGAGCACGGGGAAGAGAGCGGCCTGACGAAGGAGTTCGTCGAAGCCACGATGACCGATCTGATCGGAGCGGGCCAAGACACGATATCCACCGTCATGCAGTGGATCGTCCTGCTGCTGATCAAATATCCCGAGGAGCAAGCCAAGCTGCATGACCTCATCGACAAAGTGGTGGGTCCCGACAGACTGCCCTCAACGGAGGACCGCGGGAGCTTGGCATACCTGGACGCCTTCATCTACGAGACCATGCGCTTCACCAGCTTCGTCCCCATCACCATCCCTCACTCCACCACCTCGGACGTCACCATTGAAGGTCTCAGCATCCCCAAAGACACGGTGGTCTTCATCAACCAGTGGTCCGTCAACCACGACCCCTTGAAATGGAAGGATCCGCACATCTTTAACCCCTCGCGCTTCATGGCTGACAACGGAACCCTCGATAAGGACGTCGTCAACAGCGTGATGATTTTTTCAATAGGTAAGAGGCGATGTATCGGCGACCAGATTGCAAAGGTGGAAGTGTTTCTATTCGCGGCGGTCTTGTTGCACCAGTGCGGCTTAGCGAGCGACCCCTCTCAGCCCGTCACCCAGGACTGCGCCTACGGGCTCTCGTTAAAGCCCCTCAGATACTGCGTCACAGCCAAGCTCAGAGGAAAGTTACTTGGCTTGGTTTCCCCAGCGTGA